A region of Sparus aurata chromosome 8, fSpaAur1.1, whole genome shotgun sequence DNA encodes the following proteins:
- the LOC115587031 gene encoding filamin-C isoform X2, with translation MMSNNYSEDQLPPQYYQATDFGDEEDDEMPATEKDLAEDAPWKKIQQNTFTRWCNEHLKCVNKTVTDLQRDFTDGLKLISLLEVLSQKKMYRKYHTRPNFRQMKLENVSVALEFLDREHIKLVSIDSKAIVDGNLKLILGLIWTLILHYSISMPMWDDEDDEETKKLTPKQRLLGWIQNKVPQLPINNFNRDWQDGKALGALVDNCAPGLCPDWAEWDPNKPVQNAREAMQQADDWLGVPQVIAPEEIVDPDVDEHSVMTYLSQFPKAKLKPGAPLKPKQLFPEKAKAYGPGIEPHGNKVLQPAVFTVDTLEAGSGEVLVYVEDPEGHKEEAKVKPNKNKQGTYTVTYVPKVEGVHKVKVLFAGQDIDKSPYTVNVAKDMGDPSKVHARGPGLDPTGNVANKPTYFDIYTAGAGNGDVSVVIVDPQGKKDTVELILENKGDSVFRCTYRPMLEGPHTIHVLFAGQEIPKSPFVVNIAEAINPNACRATGRGLQPKGVRVKEVADFKVFTKGAGSGELNVSVKGPTGAEEQVKVRDAGNGVYECEYYPLKPGKYTVSITWGGQPIPRSPFEVEVGEEAGFQKVRAWGPGLKTGMVGKSADFVVEAIGTDVGTLGFSIEGPSQAKIECDDKGDGSCDVRYWPTEPGDYAVHVVCDDEDIKDSPFMAHILPAVNDIFPEKVKAFGPGLKPTGVIVNKPTEFTIDARMAGKGHLKIYAQDAEGCAINIKITDKGDGTFLCVYTPVKPIKHTIIITWGEVNVPNSPFRVLVGEGSHPDKVKVYGPGVEKTGLKANEPTYFTVDCSEAGQGDISIGIKCAPGVVGPAEADIDFDIIKNDNDTFTVKYTPPGPGRYTIMVLFADQEIPVSPFKIKVDPSHDAGKVRAEGPGLNKTGVEVGTPTHFTIYTKGAGKAKPEVHFAASGPGEAVRDFEIIDNHDYSYTVKYTALQQGNMAITVSHGGDPIPKSPFHITVAPALDIGKVKVEGLDNKVEVGKDQEFTVNTKGAGGQGNVGVKMTSPSGRPIPCKLESDKAKGTHSVKYIPPEEGQYKVDVSYDGNPVMGSPFGVEAVMPADPSKVRAFGPGLQGGIVGKPAPFTIDTKGAGAGGLGLTVEGPCEAKIECQDNGDGTCSVYYLPNEAGEYAINILFAEQHIPGSPFKAPVRAALDPSKVTASGPGLERAKAGEPATFTVDCTRAGEAELTIEIVSETGAKAEVHIQKTAEGTFSVTYIPPFHGAHTITIKYGGHMIPQFPKVLQVEPSVDTSGVHVYGPGVEPRGVLREVTTHFIVDARALNKVGGNRVKAHIINPSGTNTDTYITDKGDGTYRVEYTAFEDGMHLIEVLFDDAPVPKSPFRVSVVEGCDPTRVRAFGPGLEGGITNKSNCFTVETRGAGTGGLGLTIEGASEAKISCKDNKDGSCSVEYIPFTPGDYDVNINYGGHPIPGSPFRVPVKDPVDPSKVKCSGPGLGAGVRAHVPQTFTVDSTKAGQAPLDVKLYGPSGTVEPVGVKNNGDGTHTVHYTPAQDGPYTVDVKYADQEVPHSPFKVMSQPGHDASKVRASGPGLDTKGVSASLPVEFTIDARDAGEGLLTVQILDPEGKPKNATIQDNRDGTYTVSYVPDSTGPYTITIKYGGDEIPYSPYRIQSLPTGDASKCRLTVSIGGHGVSSLQKLQTSEDTVITVDAKAAGKGKVTCKVQTPQGMELDMDVVENRDGTFDIYYTAPEPGKYVITIRFGGQNIPKSPFHVMASNEPVVPRDTVDPLFRPVNFLVPFTPQQGEITGEVRMPSGKTARPHITDNKDGTITIKYQPTERGLHEMDIKYEANHIPGSPLQFFVDAVNSGVVTAYGPGLSYGMVNKAATFTVVTKNAGEGGLSLAVEGPSKAEITCKDNKDGTCTVSYMPTAPGDYNIIVKFDNKHISGSPFTAKITGDDSITRTSQLNVGTAADVSLKIAETDLSSLTASIRAPSGNEEPCLLKKLPNRHLGISFTPKEVGEHEVSVRKNGMHVSNSPFKIMVGQSEIGEASRVKAFGKGLLEAHTFEMAEFFVDTRNAGYGGLALSIEGPSKVDINCEDMEDGTCRVTYCPTEPGSYIVNIKFAEKHIPGSPFTVKVTGEGRIRESITRKRQASSLASVGSTCGLNLKIPGNWFQMVSAQERLTRTFTRSSHTYTRTERTEISKSRGGETKREVRVEESTQVGGGGSPFRDVFGDFLGRESLSSFAGITARPEVESGPQTMTAQVTSPSGKTLDADIVDGGSSTYSVRFIPQEMGPHTVNVKYSGQHVPGSPFQFTVGPMGEGGAHKVRAGGPGLERGVAGAPSEFSIWTREAGAGGLSIAVEGPSKAEISFEDRKDGSCGVSYIVKEPGDYEVSIKFNNEHIPDSPFIVPIATLSDEARRLTVTSLQEKDLKVNHEASFMVQRNGARGVVDAKVHTPSGSSEECYVTELDSDKNAIRFIPRENGVHSIDVKFNGCHIPGSPFNVRVGDPGLIGDPGMVTAHGPGLQGGTTGVSSEFVINTCNAGSATLSVNIDGPSKVKMDCRECPEGYKITYTPMAPGNYLITIKYGGPQHIVGSPFKAKITGARLSGGHSLHETSSVLVETVTKTSKVGGAYSSSSSTTSTKLTSDASKVVCRGTGLSKALVGQKNNFTVDCSKAGTNMLMVGVHGPHAPCEEVYVKHMGQKLYNVTYAVKDKGSYTIIVKWGDDNIPGSPYKVVAP, from the exons ATGATGAGCAACAACTACAGCGAGGACCAGCTGCCTCCGCAGTACTACCAGGCCACCGACTTTGGggacgaggaggacgacgaGATGCCAGCCACGGAGAAGGACCTGGCCGAGGACGCGCCATGGAAGAAGATCCAGCAGAACACCTTCACCAGGTGGTGCAACGAGCACCTCAAGTGCGTCAACAAGACCGTCACCGACCTGCAGAGGGATTTCACCGACGGGCTCAAGCTGATTTCTCTGCTGGAGGTATTGAGCCAGAAGAAAATGTACAGAAAGTACCACACCAGACCCAACTTCCGTCAGATGAAACTGGAGAATGTTTCTGTGGCTCTAGAGTTCCTGGACAGAGAACATATCAAACTGGTCTCCATAG ATAGCAAAGCCATTGTGGATGGGAATCTAAAGCTGATCCTGGGTCTTATCTGGACTCTCATTCTCCACTACTCTATCTCCATGCCCATGTGGGATGACGAGGATGATGAGGAGACCAAGAAGCTGACCCCCAAACAGCGCCTGCTGGGTTGGATACAGAACAAGGTGCCCCAGCTGCCCATCAACAACTTCAACCGTGACTGGCAGGATGGCAAAGCTCTGGGAGCTCTGGTTGACAACTGTGCACCCG GTTTGTGTCCTGATTGGGCAGAGTGGGACCCAAACAAGCCTGTGCAGAATGCCAGGGAAGCCATGCAGCAGGCCGACGACTGGTTGGGCGTGCCTCAG GTGATTGCCCCTGAAGAGATTGTGGACCCAGATGTGGATGAGCACTCAGTCATGACCTACCTGTCTCAGTTCCCCAAAGCAAAACTGAAGCCCGGAGCTCCACTCAAGCCCAAACAGCTTTTCCCTGAAAAGGCCAAAGCCTACGGACCTG GTATCGAGCCTCATGGCAACAAGGTGCTGCAGCCAGCTGTGTTCACGGTAGACACCCTGGAAGCTGGCAGTGGTGAGGTCCTGGTCTATGTGGAGGATCCCGAGGGACACAAGGAGGAG gcTAAAGTTAAACCCAACAAGAACAAACAGGGAACCTACACTGTCACATATGTTCCTAAAGTTGAGGGTGTTCACAAG GTCAAAGTGCTGTTCGCTGGTCAAGACATTGACAAGAGCCCCTATACAGTGAATGTAGCCAAGGATATGGGTGACCCCAGCAAAGTGCACGCCAGGGGCCCGGGTTTGGATCCCACAGGCAATGTGGCTAACAAGCCCACCTACTTTGACATCTACACAGCTG GTGCGGGTAATGGCGATGTCAGCGTGGTCATCGTCGACCCTCAGGGCAAAAAGGACACAGTGGAGCTCATCCTGGAGAACAAGGGCGACAGTGTTTTCCGATGCACCTATCGTCCCATGCTGGAGGGCCCTCACACCATCCACGTACTGTTTGCAGGCCAGGAGATCCCCAAGAGCCCTTTTGTTGTCAACATCGCGGAGG CCATCAACCCAAATGCCTGCAGAGCTACAGGCAGAGGCCTTCAGCCTAAAGGCGTGAGAGTAAAGGAGGTTGCAGACTTCAAAGTTTTCACTAAGGGAGCTGGCAGTGGAGAGCTGAACGTCTCAGTCAAAGGACCAA CTGGAGCAGAGGAGCAAGTGAAAGTGCGGGATGCAGGAAACggtgtgtatgaatgtgaatATTACCCCCTCAAGCCTGGCAAATACACGGTCAGCATCACCTGGGGAGGCCAGCCCATCCCACGCAG CCCATTCGAAGTGGAGGTGGGTGAGGAGGCAGGTTTTCAGAAGGTGAGGGCCTGGGGTCCTGGTCTGAAGACCGGCATGGTGGGCAAATCTGCTGACTTTGTGGTAGAGGCTATCGGCACCGACGTTGGAACTCTGG GCTTCTCCATCGAAGGCCCATCACAGGCTAAAATTGAGTGTGATGATAAGGGCGATGGCTCCTGTGATGTGCGCTACTGGCCAACTGAGCCTGGTGACTATGCTGTCCATGTGGTTTGTGACGACGAGGACATCAAGGACAGCCCCTTCATGGCTCATATCCTTCCTGCGGTCAATGACATTTTCCCTGAGAAG GTGAAAGCCTTTGGTCCAGGCCTGAAGCCAACAGGCGTCATTGTGAACAAACCAACAGAATTCACCATCGATGCCCGCATGGCAGGGAAGGGTCATCTCAAGATCTACGCGCAG GATGCTGAAGGCTGCGCCATCAACATCAAGATCACTGACAAGGGAGACGGCACATTCCTGTGTGTGTACACTCCTGTGAAGCCCATTAaacacaccatcatcatcacctggGGGGAGGTCAACGTTCCCAACAGCCCCTTCAGG GTGCTGGTTGGAGAGGGTTCTCATCCAGACAAAGTCAAGGTCTATGGGCCAGGAGTGGAGAAGACGGGGCTCAAGGCTAACGAGCCGACATACTTCACTGTGGACTGCAGTGAGGCCGGTCAAG GGGACATCAGCATTGGAATCAAGTGTGCCCCAGGGGTGGTTGGCCCTGCTGAGGCAGACATCGACTTTGACATCATCAAGAATGACAATGACACCTTTACTGTCAAGTACACTCCCCCCGGTCCAGGCCGATACACCATCATGGTGCTGTTTGCAGACCAG GAAATTCCAGtcagtccattcaaaatcaaagtGGATCCTTCCCATGATGCTGGAAAGGTGAGGGCAGAGGGCCCCGGACTCAACAAGACAG GAGTGGAGGTGGGCACTCCAACCCACTTCACCATCTACACAAAGGGAGCTGGCAAGGCCAAGCCTGAGGTGCATTTCGCAGCATCAGGCCCAGGAGAGGCGGTTCGTGACTTTGAGATCATCGATAACCACGATTACTCCTACACTGTCAAATACACGGCACTTCAGCAG GGTAACATGGCAATTACAGTCTCTCATGGAGGAGATCCTATTCCCAAAAGCCCCTTCCACATCACTGTTGCGCCAGCTCTGGATATTGGAAAGGTGAAAGTGGAGGGATTAGACAACA AAGTGGAGGTCGGAAAGGATCAGGAGTTCACAGTCAACACAAAAGGCGCTGGTGGACAGGGAAACGTAGGTGTGAAGATGACCTCACCCTCTGGCCGACCGATCCCATGCAAGCTGGAATCAGACAAAGCCAAAGGCACGCACAGTGTGAAGTACATTCCCCCAGAGGAGGGGCAGTACAAGGTTGATGTCAGCTACGATGGCAACCCGGTGATGGGAAGCCCTTTTGGGGTTGAAGCTGTGATGCCTGCTGATCCTTCAAAG GTGCGAGCCTTTGGTCCTGGTCTGCAGGGAGGCATTGTGGGTAAACCTGCTCCATTCACTATCGACACAAAGGGAGCTGGTGCAGGTGGGCTGGGCCTGACTGTGGAGGGTCCCTGTGAGGCAAAGATTGAGTGCCAGGACAACGGTGACGGCACATGCTCAGTGTACTACCTGCCCAATGAGGCTGGGGAGTATGCCATCAACATCTTGTTTGCTGAGCAGCACATCCCTGGCTCTCCTTTCAAGGCTCCTGTGCGCGCAGCTTTGGACCCAAGCAAGGTGACGGCCAGCGGGCCAGGTCTGGAGAGAGCCAAGGCAggcgaaccagcaaccttcacTGTGGACTGCACCCGGGCAGGTGAGGCTGAGCTCACCATTGAGATCGTGTCGGAGACCGGGGCTAAAGCCGAGGTGCACATCCAGAAAACTGCAGAGGGGACCTTCTCTGTTACATACATCCCACCTTTCCATGGCGCCCACACCATCACGATCAAGTATGGCGGCCATATGATTCCTCAGTTTCCCaaggtcctgcaggtggagccgTCTGTGGACACCAGTGGGGTGCATGTCTATGGGCCAGGAGTTGAGCCCAGAG GGGTCCTCAGAGAAGTCACAACCCACTTCATTGTTGATGCCCGCGCCCTCAACAAGGTTGGAGGAAACCGTGTGAAGGCTCACATCATCAACCCCTctggcacaaacacagacacctACATCACCGACAAAGGAGACGGCACCTACAGAGTGGAGTACACAGCATTCGAGGATG GAATGCATCTGATTGAGGTGCTGTTTGACGACGCGCCTGTGCCGAAGAGTCCCTTCAGAGTGTCTGTGGTGGAGGGATGCGATCCCACCCGGGTCCGTGCCTTTGGACCAGGTCTGGAGGGAGGAATTACCAACAAGTCCAACTGCTTCACTGTGGAGACCAG GGGTGCTGGTACAGGAGGTCTGGGTCTGACTATCGAGGGAGCCTCCGAGGCAAAAATATCCTGCAAGGACAACAAAGACGGCAGCTGCAGCGTGGAGTACATCCCCTTCACTCCAGGAGACTACGATGTCAACATTAATTATGGAGGTCACCCAATCCCCGGCAGTCCTTTCCGTGTGCCAGTGAAGGACCCTGTGGACCCCAGCAAGGTGAAGTGCTCAGGTCCAGGTTTGGGCGCCGGAGTGAGAGCTCATGTTCCTCAGACGTTCACAGTAGACTCTACAAAGGCTGGACAGGCCCCGCTGGACGTCAAACTGTATGGACCATCAG GTACTGTGGAGCCGGTAGGTGTGAAGAACAATGGAGATGGCACCCACACAGTGCACTACACTCCAGCCCAGGATGGCCCTTACACTGTCGATGTCAAATATGCAGATCAGGAAGTCCCACACAG TCCATTCAAGGTAATGTCTCAGCCTGGGCATGACGCCAGTAAGGTTCGCGCAAGTGGTCCCGGTCTAGACACAAAAGGTGTGTCTGCCAGCCTGCCTGTTGAGTTCACCATCGATGCCCGCGATGCTGGAGAGGGACTGCTCACTGTGCAGATTCTG GATCCAGAGGGAAAGCCAAAGAATGCAACAATCCAGGACAACAGGGACGGCACCTACACTGTCTCCTATGTGCCTGACTCTACAGGCCCCTACACCATCACTATTAAATATGGAGGAGATGAGATCCCTTACTCCCCATACCGCATCCAGTCCCTTCCCACAGGAGACGCCAGCAAGTGTCGCCTCACAG TGTCTATCGGAGGACATGGAGTGT CAAGCCTACAGAAGCTGCAGACCTCTGAGGATACAGTTATCACGGTGGATGCCAAAGCTGCTGGGAAAGGCAAGGTGACCTGTAAGGTGCAGACCCCACAGGGGATGGAGCTGGACATGGATGTGGTGGAGAATCGCGATGGGACCTTTGACATTTACTACACAGCCCCTGAACCTGGGAAATATGTTATTACTATCCGCTTCGGGGGACAGAACATCCCTAAAAGCCCCTTCCATGTCATG GCCTCAAATGAGCCAGTTGTTCCCCGCGATACCGTGGATCCTCTCTTCCGTCCTGTTAACTTCCTCGTCCCCTTCACGCCGCAGCAAGGAGAAATCACAG GTGAGGTGCGGATGCCTTCAGGCAAGACTGCCCGCCCACATATCACTGACAATAAGGACGGCACCATCACGATCAAGTACCAGCCCACAGAGAGAGGCCTGCACGAGATGGACATCAAATACGAGGCCAACCACATTCCAG GAAGCCCCCTGCAGTTCTTTGTGGATGCTGTAAACAGTGGAGTGGTTACTGCCTACGGACCGGGTTTGAGTTACGGCATGGTCAACAAGGCTGCCACTTTCACTGTGGTCACCAAGAATGCAGGAGAAG GCGGGCTATCTCTGGCAGTGGAAGGTCCCTCTAAGGCCGAAATTACCTGCAAAGACAACAAAGACGGCACCTGCACCGTGTCCTACATGCCCACAGCTCCTGGAGACTACAACATCATCGTCAAGTTTGACAACAAGCACATTTCCGGCAGTCCCTTTACTGCTAAGATCACTG GGGACGACTCCATAACCAGGACATCCCAACTGAATGTCGGCACGGCGGCTGACGTGTCCCTGAAGATCGCAGAGACTGATCTGAGCTCCCTGACTGCCAGTATCAGAGCGCCATCAGGCAACGAGGAGCCCTGCCTGCTCAAGAAACTGCCCAACAGACACCTCG GTATCTCTTTCACCCCGAAGGAGGTTGGCGAGCACGAAGTGAGTGTGAGGAAGAATGGCATGCATGTGTCCAACAGCCCTTTTAAAATCATGGTCGGCCAGTCGGAGATCGGCGAGGCCAGCAGAGTGAAGGCTTTCGGTAAAGGCCTGCTGGAGGCACACACTTTTGAAATGGCTGAATTCTTTGTGGATACCAGGAATGCAG GATATGGAGGTCTAGCATTGTCAATTGAGGGTCCGAGCAAAGTGGATATCAACTGTGAGGACATGGAGGATGGGACGTGCAGAGTTACTTACTGTCCAACGGAACCTGGAAGTTACATTGTTAATATCAAGTTTGCTGAGAAGCACATCCCAG GAAGTCCTTTCACAGTGAAAGTGACCGGAGAAGGAAGGATCAGGGAGAGTATTACTAGAAAGAGACAGGCCTCTTCTCTTGCCTCAGTGGGCAGCACTTGTGGCCTTAACCTCAAAATCCCAG GAAACTGGTTCCAGATGGTTTCAGCTCAGGAGAGGCTGACCCGCACGTTCACCCGCAGCAGCCACACCTACACTCGCACGGAGCGCACGGAAATCAGCAAAAGCCGAGGTGGGGAGACCAAGAGGGAGGTGCGAGTGGAGGAGAGCACCCAGGTGGGCGGAGGAGGAAGCCCCTTCAGGGACGTTTTTGGAGACTTTCTGGGCAGAGAGAGCCTCAGCAGCTTCGCCGGCATCACGGCCAGACCTGAGG TTGAGAGTGGCCCCCAGACCATGACGGCTCAGGTGACCAGCCCCAGTGGGAAAACCTTGGATGCTGACATTGTGGATGGAGGGAGCAGCACCTACAGCGTGCGCTTCATCCCTCAGGAAATGGGACCCCACACTGTCAATGTCAAGTACAGCGGCCAACACGTCCCCGGCAGCCCCTTCCAGTTTACTGTGGGGCCCATGGGGGAGGGAGGAGCGCACAAGGTCCGCGCTGGAGGACCTGGCCTGGAGAGAGGCGTGGCTGGAGCACCCT CTGAATTTAGTATCTGGACCAGAGAGGCAGGTGCTGGCGGTCTGTCCATCGCTGTAGAAGGCCCCAGCAAGGCTGAAATCTCCTTTGAGGACAGGAAGGACGGTTCCTGCGGCGTCTCCTACATAGTGAAAGAACCAG GTGACTACGAGGTGTCAATCAAGTTCAACAACGAGCACATCCCTGACAGCCCATTCATCGTTCCAATTGCTACACTGTCAGACGAGGCCCGCAGGCTCACTGTCACAAGCCTTCAG GAGAAAGACTTGAAGGTAAACCATGAGGCGTCCTTCATGGTGCAGCGAAACGGGGCTCGAGGTGTGGTTGACGCCAAAGTTCACACCCCCTCTGGCTCCTCTGAGGAATGCTATGTCACTGAGCTTGACAGCG acaaGAACGCAATCCGCTTCATTCCACGGGAAAATGGAGTTCACTCCATAGATGTCAAGTTCAATGGATGCCACATTCCTGGAAGCCCCTTCAACGTGCGAGTGGGAGACCCGGGGCTGATTGGAGACCCCGGCATGGTGACAGCACACGGCCCTGGACTGCAGGGAGGAACTACAG GCGTATCCTCAGAGTTCGTGATCAACACCTGCAATGCGGGCTCCGCCACGCTATCGGTCAACATCGACGGGCCGTCCAAGGTCAAGATGGACTGTCGGGAGTGTCCCGAAGGCTACAAGATCACCTACACACCCATGGCACCTGGCAACTATCTCATCACCATTAAATACGGAGGGCCGCAGCACATCGTGGGCAGCCCGTTCAAAGCTAAAATCACAG GAGCCCGGCTGTCAGGGGGACACAGCCTCCACGAGACCTCCTCGGTCTTGGTCGAAACGGTTACCAAGACCTCCAAAGTTGGCGGCGCCTacagctcctcctcttccaccacctcaACGAAGCTGACTTCTGACGCCAGTAAGGTGGTTTGTCGCGGAACGGGGCTGTCCAAGGCTCTGGTCGggcagaaaaacaacttcacaGTCGACTGCAGCAAAGCAG